A region of Saccharomyces mikatae IFO 1815 strain IFO1815 genome assembly, chromosome: 12 DNA encodes the following proteins:
- the SMKI12G2350 gene encoding uncharacterized protein (similar to Saccharomyces cerevisiae PSP1 (YDR505C) and YLR177W; ancestral locus Anc_1.55): MELPSINSTTSISDNQELRNYYDKLLFKNNSGKSLADLPGKLAGLNDNSTAAHPRSRVDFINGYIGFREDKQSLLGQENTKRASFSAFADDGRKQNTKGTSNKGPNLSLFSFEVNGVPTQERETYKQDYLNVMNTSPNNILSSLNNSSEKYYTQQQQKSFFDPGRRSSYISDTLIHGNAATQQPQYLQPVYTNNNSSLQMPYTAPSEYTQHQQYPSPFNARRNTQPVVNLHPPPAAANDTGLVVVDGKNLTSSRELHDLYLNCGSNYFASDKVYKFIDSVKETLRGDGFSASSSRIIEFLNFLKNCNLNYNPQSDAFISNDASNTSAGAAKSSNSTSMHLHYKPLVLVSLKNGKLELLSKPQTATLVLKRGDLVIIDGDRGKDLVLVVEPVVDINLALFINFLKKKIHFDSLITNSQQHFPNNQFIKTLIDTTNGKPILRELNPKLYDIIELTQLIIPSKQVLRFATPWESSTNLHNKFQDELKALHIAQLKLRSLNNNNSGGGLNIKILNAEFQFDRKKLTFYYICQERNDFRELIKELFKFYKTRIWLCAIPNNLAIDSKFYDSNKFEWEMYQDMMSHYSMDNTGIVVAPELNRLKLDDFQIGVYMELVKALFG, encoded by the coding sequence ATGGAGCTGCCTTCAATCAATAGCACCACAAGTATATCCGACAACCAGGAGTTGAGGAACTACTATGACAAGTTGCTATTTAAGAACAATAGTGGCAAGTCACTCGCAGACTTACCGGGAAAGTTGGCAGGCCTTAACGACAATAGCACCGCTGCACACCCGCGTTCTAGAGTTGATTTTATCAACGGCTACATCGGCTTCAGAGAGGATAAGCAATCTCTTCTGGGGCAGGAGAACACTAAAAGAGCCTCATTTAGCGCCTTCGCAGACGACGGTAGGAAACAGAACACGAAGGGTACGAGTAATAAGGGGCCCAATCTGTCTCTTTTCTCATTTGAGGTCAACGGCGTTCCGACTCAGGAGAGGGAAACATACAAACAAGACTACTTAAATGTGATGAACACTTCGCCTAacaatattctttcttcccTAAACAACAGCTCTGAAAAATACTATAcacagcagcagcagaagAGCTTTTTTGATCCTGGGAGAAGATCTTCCTATATCTCCGATACGCTTATTCATGGCAACGCAGCCACTCAGCAGCCGCAGTATTTGCAACCTGTATATACCAACAACAACTCATCATTGCAAATGCCGTACACTGCCCCCTCCGAGTACACTCAACACCAACAGTATCCGTCACCCTTCAATGCGAGACGCAACACCCAGCCAGTGGTCAATTTGCATCCGCCACCTGCCGCCGCGAACGATACAGGATTGGTGGTAGTTGACGGCAAGAACTTGACGTCATCTAGGGAACTCCATGACTTGTATCTTAATTGCGGGTCCAATTATTTTGCTAGTGATAAAGTTTATAAGTTTATTGACAGTGTAAAGGAGACTTTGCGCGGTGACGGTTTCTCCGCCTCCAGTTCCAGGATCATAgagttcttgaattttctgAAGAATTGTAATCTGAATTATAACCCACAGTCAGACGCATTTATCTCCAACGATGCTTCCAATACTTCGGCCGGAGCGGCCAAGTCTAGCAACAGCACTTCAATGCATTTGCATTATAAACCTTTAGTGTTAGTATCACTGAAAAACGGTAAGCTCGAACTGTTATCTAAACCGCAAACAGCCACGCTTGTACTCAAAAGGGGAGATTTAGTAATTATTGATGGTGATCGTGGTAAGGATTTAGTGTTGGTGGTGGAACCAGTCGTAGATATAAATCTGGCATTattcattaattttttgaaaaagaaaattcatttcGATTCATTAATCACAAACAGTCAGCAACACTTCCCCAATAACCAGTTCATAAAGACCCTGATCGACACGACAAATGGTAAACCAATCCTTCGTGAATTGAATCCCAAATTATATGACATTATTGAGCTTACGCAATTAATTATCCCATCAAAGCAGGTCTTGAGATTCGCTACCCCGTGGGAATCTTCCACGAATTTACACAACAAGTTCCAAGATGAGCTGAAAGCTCTTCATATTGCGCAACTGAAACTAAGATCGctgaataacaacaattcGGGTGGCGGGCTGAACATTAAAATATTGAACGCAGAGTTCCAATTCGATAGAAAGAAGCTAACTTTCTATTATATTTGCCAGGAGCGTAATGATTTTAGAGAATTAATCAAAGAACTGTTTAAATTCTACAAGACAAGAATCTGGCTTTGTGCTATACCGAACAATCTAGCGATCGATTCTAAATTTTACGACTCTAACAAGTTCGAGTGGGAAATGTATCAGGATATGATGTCTCACTATTCCATGGACAACACTGGGATTGTGGTCGCACCTGAACTGAATCGCTTGAAACTAGATGATTTCCAAATCGGCGTTTATATGGAATTGGTAAAGGCTCTGTTTGGTTAG